tttgtatctctatctcccatctgatcaatgtttataaacaatgttactttgtatctctctatctcccgtctgatcaatgtttataaacaatgttactttgtatctctctatcttccgtctgagcaatgtttataaacaatgttactttgtatctctctctatctcccgtcagatcaatgtttataaacaatgttactttgtatctctctctctcccgtctgagcaatgtttataaacaatgttactttgtatctctctatctcccgtctgatcagtgtttataaacaatgttactttgtatctctctctctcccgtctgatcaatgtttataaacaatgttactttgtatctctatctcccgtctgatcaatgtttataaacaatgttactttgtatctctctctcccgtctgatcaatgtttataaacaatgttactttgtatctctatctcccgtctgatcaatgtttataaacaatgttactttgtatctctctatctcccgtctgatcaatgtttataaacaatgttactttgtatctctctatctcccgtctgatcaatgtttataaacaatgttactttgtatctctctctctcctgtctgatcaatgtttataaacaatgttactttgtatctctccatctcccgtctgatcaatgtttataaacaatgttactttgtatctctccatctcccgtctgatcaatgtttataaacaatgttactttgtatctattTGTATGGAGGGGGGGGATGTAGATATTTTGCATACAATCGTCTTTTCCTTGGATTTATTTCTATTTGATGAAAGAAGAGAAGTTCCTGCGTCGTGTCGAAGCGTTGTGTCGTAGCGTTGTGTCATGTCATAGCGTTGTGTCGTAGCGTAGTATCGTAGCGTAGTGTCATAGCGTCGCGTCGTAGCGTTGTGTCGTAGCATGATGTCATAGTGTCGTGTCGTAGCGTTGTGTCGTGTCGTAGTGTCATGTCATAGCGTAGTGTCGTAGCGTAGTGTTGTAGCGTAGTATCGTAGCGTAGTGTCGTAGCGTCGCAGCGTTGTGTCGTAGCATTGTGTCATAGCATGATGTCATAGTGTCATAGCGTCGTCGTATCGTAGTGTCGTAGTGTCGTAGCGTCGTGTCATAGCATGATGTCATAGTGTCGTAGCGTAGTGTCGTAGCGTAGTGTCGTAGCGTCGCAGCGTTGTGTCGTAGCATTGTGTCATAGCATGATGTCATAGTGTCGTAGCGTCGTCGTAGCATAGTGTCGTAGCGTTGTAACGTGTTATAGCGTCGAGTCGTAGCGCCGTGTCGTAGCGTCGAGTGGTAGCGCCGTGTCGTAGCGTCGAGTTCTGATATCTCGGAGGACAGAACAAATATTTCTCAGATTATTGGCTGTTTGTACAACTCTCCGAATATTTCCCCATAGATCACACTGAggtgtccggggggggggggggggaggggggttgtgatAAAATCCTGATGATCGGGTTGAAGGTCACGGACAATTCCACGTCACTGATGGGGTGACATCCGGACCATCCGAAGTTCatggtgaccgggggggggggagaacaaatATGTGTATTTCTCAATGTGACCTTCATCAGGAAAACCTCGGATGACGGACCGGAGATGAGGGCCCCCCAAGGAGCTGCGGAGTATAATGGGCCCCTCGGCCCCCCTCCACCTTTTATATTCCTGAGGAACCCCTAAAACTGATTTCAGGTCTCAAAGgaaccgccccctccccccaccattagAGCCGATTCATTGGGAGTCAAGGGCCCCTTATAATGTAATCCTTACAGACAGACCCTACCCACCTCTTCTGAGTCACCCCTTGACTCCTCCCCCACCCACCTCCGAgctccattccttggttccaccccttatccacctcccagtaccgcccattTTAGAGAATCgaatagaaccaagtatcatgtTGTGGTGTTAAatattttgtatggaatttgataacaagaaaagcagcaacatagatctagcaacaatggacaccccagGGACAATAGATCCACCCCAACAACAATGCATTCCCAGCAGCCAGAAAcattagacccctccctcaacagtaaatCCCTCACAACAACAACtaaccccccagcaacataagacccccccctcagcaacaatagatcctacACGAGCAACAGAAGACCTCaccagcaaaaatagaccccctTCCTCTGCAAAAATTTAAAGCCtccagcatcaatagatcctccagAAAACCCCCCATTACAACATTCAGCTCAGGAGGTGTCCTGAGTgtccctattggggagatttcccttccccCCGGGGCGGATAAAAGAAAAGGACACCTCATGTGGGGAGGGGTTGGAACCCCTGACAATGTTTTATTGCTGTCCATCCCATCCTGCTCTGCCACTCATCTCTTCTACGGGTGtcacaaggacaggaagtgagggaaaatctccccaatggggggtCACAGAACAGGAAATGAGTCTGGAACTCTGCCCAAGAAATGGTGATAATGACTTGGCAGTCGTTGGGAATCTGGACACAGGTggcatggcggggggggggggggggggttgggtttggGAATCTGGACACAGGTGGCATGGCGGgcattgggggggaggggaggaaatgGGGATTACTGGGAAAGGTCCGGCTGTCACTGATATGGACGGTGACTTCTCCAATCTCCCTCCTTCCTGAAACTGAGCAAGTGCCAGTGGATGTGCCATCTGGATTGTGGTCAGCTGTGCGGAGCGGTGCGTGCGCGGGGGGCAGGTGCAGCACGACCCGGGATCAGACATCAGCAgctgcaggggggagggggcatgcctgcacagaggggggaggggggcatgccTGCACAGAGGGGATCATACAtgcacgggggagggggggatggtgaGAACCTTATGGTGAGAGCTTCATGGTGAGAGTTTCATGGTGAACACTTCATGGTGAGAGCTTCACGGTGAGAGTTTCATGGTGAACACTTCATGGTGAGAGCTTCATGGTGAGAGCTTCATGGTGAGAGCTTCATGGTGAGAGCTTCATGGTGAGAGTTTCATGGTGAGAGTTTCATGGTGAGAGCTTCATGGTGAGAGCTTCATGGTGAGAGTTTAATGGTGAGAGCTTCATGGTGAGAGCTTCATGGTGAGAGCTTCATGGTGAGAGCTTCATGGTGAGAGTTTCATGGTGAGAGCTTCATGGTGAGAGTTTCATGGTGAAAACTTCATGGTGAGAGCTTCATGGTGAGAGCTTCATGGTGAGAACTTCATGgtgagagcttcatggtgaaAACTTCATGGTGAGAGCTTCATGGTGAGAGTTTAATGGTGAGAGCTTCATGGTGAGAGCTTCATGGTGAGAGCTTCATGGTGAGAGCTTCATGGTGAGAGTTTCATGGTGAGAGCTTCATGGTGAGAGTTTCATGGTGAAAACTTCATGGTGAGAGCTTCATGGTGAGAGCTTCATAGTGAGAGTTTCATGGTGAGAGCTTCATGGTGAGAGTTTCATGGTGAGAGTTTCATGGTGAGAGCTTCATGGTGAGAGTTTCATGGTGAGAGCTTCATGGTGAGAATTTCATGGTGAGAGCTTCATGGTGAGAGTTTCATGGTGAGAGTTTCATGGTGAGAGCTTCATGGTGAGAGTTTCATGGTGAGAGTTTCATGGTGAGGGCTTCATGGTGAGAACTTCATGGTGAGAGCTTCATGGTGAGAACTTCATGGTGAGAGCTTCATGGTGGGAGCTTCATGGTGAGAACTTCATGGTGAGAGTTTCATGGTGAGAGTTTCATGGTGggagcttcatggtgagagtTTCATGGTGAGAGTTTCATGGTGAGAGCTTCATGGTGAGAGTTTCATGGTGAGAGTTTCATGGTGAGGGCTTCATGGTGAGAACTTCATGGTGAGAGCTTCATGGTGAGAACTTCATGGTGAGAGCTTCATGGTGGGAGCTTCATGGTGAGAACTTCATGGTGAGAGTTTCATGGTGAGAGTTTCATGGTGggagcttcatggtgagagtTTCATGGTGAGAGCTTCATGGCGAGAGCTTCATGGCGAGAGCTTCATGGCGAGAGTTTCATGGCGAGAGCTTCATGGTGAGAGTTTCATGGTGAGAGCTTCATGGTGAGAGTTTCATGGTGAGAGCTTCATGGTGAGAGCTTCATGGTGAGAGCTTCATGGTGAGAGCTTCATGGTGAGAACTTCATGGTGAGAGCTTCATGGTGAGAGTTTCATGGTGAACACTTCATGGTGAGAGTTTCATGGTGAGAGTTTCATGGTGAGAGCTTCATGGTGAGAGTTTCATGGTGAGAGTTTCATGGTGAGAGTTTCATGGTGAGAGTTTCATGGTGGGAGTTTCATGGTGAGAGCTTCATGGTGAGAGCTTCATGGTGAGAGCTTCATGGTGAGAACTTCATGGTGAGAGTTTCATGGTGAGAGTTTCATGGTGGGAGTTTCATGGTGAGAGTTTCATGGTGAGAGCTTCATGGTGAGAGTTTCATGGTGAGAGTTTCATGGTGAGAGTTTCATGGTGAGAGCTTCATGGTGAGAGCTTCATGGTGAGAGCTTCATGGTGAGAGCTTCATGGTGAGAGCTTCATGGTGAGAGTTTCATGGTGAGAGCTTCATGGTGAGAGCTTCATGGTGAGAGCTTCATGGTGAGAGCTTCATGGTGAGAGTTTCATGGTGAGAGTTTCATGGTGAGAGCTTCATGGTGGGAGCTTCATGGTGggagcttcatggtgagagcTTCATGGTGAGAACTTCATGGTGAGAGCTTCATGGTGAGAGCTTCATGGTGAGAGTTTCATGGTGAGAGTTTCATGGTGAGAGCTTCATGGTGAGAGCTTCATGGTGAGAGCTTCATGGTGAGAGTTTCATGGTGAGAGCTTCATGGTGAGAGCTTCATGGTGAGAGTTTCATGGTGAGAGCTTCATGGTGAGAGCTTCATGGTGAGAGCTTCATGGTGAGAGCTTCATGGTGAGAGTTTCATGGTGAGAGTTTCATGGTGAGAGCTTCATGGTGGGAGCTTCATGGTGggagcttcatggtgagagcTTCATGGTGAGAACTTCATGGTGAGAGCTTCATGGTGAGAGCTTCATGGTGAGAGTTTCATGGTGAGAGTTTCATGGTGAGAGCTTCATGGTGAGAGCTTCATGGTGGGAGTTTCATGGTGAGAGTTTCATGGTGAGAGCTTCATGGTGAGAGTTTCATGGTGAGAGCTTCATGGTGAGAACTTCATGGTGAGAGTTTCATGGTGAGAGTTTTATGGTGAGAGCTTCATGGTGAGAGCTTCATGGTGAGAGTTTCATGGTGAGAGCTTCATGGTGAGAGCTTCATGGTGAGAGTTTCATGGTGAGAGCTTCATGGTGAGAGTTTCATGGTGAGAGCTTCATGGTGAGAGTTTCATGGTGAGAGCTTCATGGTGAGAGTTTCATGGTGAGAGCTTCATGGTGAGAGCTTCATGGTGAGAGTTTCATGGTGAGAGCTTCATGGTGAGAGTTTCATGGTGAGAGCTTCATGGTGAGAGCTTCATGGTGAGAGTTTCATGGTGAGAGCTTCATGGTGAGAGCTTCATGGTGAGAGCTTCATGGTGAGAGTTTCATGGTGAGAGCTTCATGATGAGAGCTTCATGGTGAGAGCTTCATGGTGAGAGCTTCATGGTGAGAGTTTCATGGTGAGAGATTCATGGTGAGAGTTTCATGGTGAGAGCTTCATGGTGAGAGCTTCATGGTGAGAGCTTCATGGTGAGAGTTTCATGGTGAGAGCTTCATGGTGAGAGCTTCATGATGAGAGTTTCATGGTGAGAGCTTCATGGTGAGAGTTTCATGGTGAGAGTTTCATGGTGAGAGCTTCATGGTGAGAGTTTCATGGTGAGAGCTTCATGGTGAGAGCTTCATGGTGAGAGTTTCATGGTGAGAGCTTCATGGTGAGAGTTTCATGGTGAGAGCTTCATGGTGAGAGTTTCATGGTGAGAGTTTCATGGTGAGAGCTTCATGGTGAGAGCTTCATGGTGAGAGCTTCATGGTGAGAGCTTCATGGTGAGAGTTTCATGGTGAGAGTTTCATGGTGGGAGTTTCATGGTGAGAGTTTCATGGTGAGAGTTTCATGGTGAGAGTTTCATGGTGAGAGCTTCATGGTGAGAGTTTCATGGTGAGAGTTTCATGGTGAGAGCTTCATGGTGAGAGTTTCATGGTGAGAGCTTCATGGTGGGAGTTTCATGGTGAGAGCGTCATGGTGAGAGCTTCATGGTGAGAGTTTCATGGTGAGAGTTTCATGGTGAGAGCTTCATGGTGAGAGTTTCATGGTGAGAGCTTCATGGTGAGAGTTTCATGGTGAGAGTTTCATGGTGAGAGCTTCATGGTGAGAGCTTCATGGTGAGAGTTTCATGGTGAGAGCTTCATGGTGAGAGTTTCATGGTGAGAGCTTCATGGTGAGAGTTTCATGGTGAGAGTTTCATGGTGAGAGTTTCATGGTGAGAGCTTCATGGTGAGAGCTTCATGGTGAGAGCTTCATGGTGAGAACTTCATGGTGAGAACTTCATGGTGAGAGCTTCATGGTGAGAGTTTCATGGTGAGAGTTTCATGGTGAGAGCTTCATGGTGAGAGTTTCATGGTGAGAACTTCATGGTGAGAGTTTCATGGTGAGAGTTTCATGGTGAGAGTTTCATGGTGAGAGCTTCATGGTGAGAGTTTCATGGTGAGAGTTTCATGGTGAGAGTTTCATGGTGAGAGCTTCATGGTGAGAGCTTCATGGTGAGAACTTCATGGTGAGAACTTCATGGTGAGAGCTTCATGGTGggagcttcatggtgagagcttcatggtgagagtttcatggtgagagtttcatggtgagagcttcatggtgagagcttcatggtgagagcttcatggtgagagcttcatggtgagcgtgacgtataacgacggcgggcggtccggaagtgttTAACTTTAATGTGAGAGATAAATAATCATCATCAATGCTGAGAAGGACGTAACCCTCGTCTCACCTGGGGGGGTAATAGAGCCGCTGTGCCTTTCTCCGGAACGGACAGACGCTTGGAATGATTGAATGGCGCCATTCAGCGACAGATCGAATTTCTCCCATTCAGCCAGAACGTGGATCGGCTGACGCGTGGCGTTGGTGATGTTTTTGGCTCTCCGGAGGGATGAAAGCGACGCCCACATGAGATCCCCGATGAATGGCGCCCTTTGATCGTCGCTCGCTGTTGTTTTTGTTGTTGGACGCGCGGCGATGACGTTCGTCGGTGTCTAAGTAAACCGGCGTTATTGTCTGTgcgcccccctcctccccccccgcgCCCACGCTGTGCTTTTCATCATCGCCATACAAGGCCACCTATACATGTCGGCTGTTTATACAGCTGGACCTGCGAACGGCGTCCGGCGCGGCGATGGTGAATCACGGAGAAGGAAACTCCGCCCCCCTCGTGACGTTCAgttttctgtttcttttttttataaatattatttttctcctttcaCCGGTGGACCATCCTGAACAATCCCGGACCATCCCGGACAATCCCAGACCATCCCGAACCATCCCAAACAATCCCGAACAATTCCGGACCATCCCGAACAATTCCGGACCATCCCGAACAATCCCGGACCATCCCGAACCATCCCAAACCATTCCGAACAATCCCGGACCATCCCGAACAATCCCGGACCATCCTGAACAATCCCGGACCATCCCGGACAATCCCAGACCATCCCGAACCATCCCAAACAATCCCGGACCATCCCGAACAATCCCGAACAATTCCGGACCATCCCGAACAATTCCGGACCATCCCGAACAATCCCGGACCATCCCGAACCATCCCAAACCATTCCGAACAATCCCGGACCATCCCGAACAATCCCGGACCATCCCGAACAATCCCGGACAATTCCGGACCATCCCGGACCATCCCGAACAATCCCGAACCATCCCGAACAATCCCGGACCATCCCGAACAATCCCGAACAATCCCGATCAATCCCGGACCATCCCGATCAATCCCGAACCATCCCGAACAATCCCGAACAATCCCGAACAATCCCGAACAATCCCGATCAATCCCGGACCATCTCGAACAATCCCAAACAATTCCGGACCATCCCGGACCATCCCGAACCATCCCGAACAATTCCGGACCATCCCGAACAATCCCGGACCATCCCGAACAATCCCGGACCATCCCGAACCATCCCAAACCATTCCGAACAATCCCGGACCATCCCGAACAATCCCGGACCATCCCGGACCATCCCGAACAATCCCGGACCATCCCGAACAATTCCGGACAATTCCGGACCATCCTGGACCATCCCGAACAATCCCGAACCATCCCGAACAATCCCGGACCATCCCGGACCATCCCGGACCATCCCGAACAATCCCGGACCATCCAGGACAATTCCGGACCATCCCGAACAATCCCGGACAATTCCGGACCATCCCGGACCATACCGAACCATCCCGAACAATCCCGAACAATCCCGATCAATCCCGGACCATCCCGATCAATCCCGAACCATCCCGAACAATCCCGAACAATCCCGAACAATCCCGAACAATCCCGGACCATCCCGAACAATCCCGAACAATCCCGATCAATCCCGGACCATCTCGAACAATCCCAAACAATTCCGGACCATCCCGGACCATCCCGAACAATCCCGAACCATCCCAAACAATTCCGGACCATCCCGATCAATCCCGGACCATCCCGAACAATCCCGGACCATCCCGAACAATCCCGAACAATTCCGAACCATCCCAAACAATCCCGAACAATTCCGGACCATCCCGAACAATCCCGAACCATCCCGAACAATCCCGAACAATTCCGGACCATCCCGAACAATCCCGAACAATTCCGGACCATCCCGAACAATCCCGGACCATCCCGAACAATCCCGAACAATCCCGGACCATCCCGAACAATCCCGGACCATCCCGAACAATCCCGAACAATTCCGGACCATCCCGAACAATCCCGAACAATTCCGGACCATCCCGAACAATCCCGAACCATCCCGAACAATCCCGAACCATCCCGAACAATCCCGAACAATCCCGAACCATCCCGAACCATCCCGAACAATCCCGAACAATCCCGGACCATCCCGAACAATCCCGGACCATTCCGAACAATCCCGGACCATCCCCAACAATCCCGGACCATCCCGAACAATCCCGAACCATCCCGGACCATCCCGGACCATCCCGGACAATCCCGGACAATCCCGGACCATCTAGAACCATCCCAAACCATCCCGGACCATCCTGGACCTTCCCGGACCATCCCGGACCATGCCAAACCATCCCGGACCATCCAGGACTATCCCGGACcatcccccagcctgtgactggacagtgaaaggagaagcggggcagtgatgagctcatctctctgtcactctgctctcccctcctatCAGCGTGCTTCAAGTGAGCACattacctgattggctccttCTCCTATCCTGAGCTCTGCTGCACATGAGAATTTGTATTCTTTAGTCACGTGAGGGAGGCACAGGGGTACAGATCACCCCGACTCCAGGAAAGAGCGACATGAGGACATTTGTGGGGTGTTGTGGCCCTCTGGGGCccggctgggggggagggggggatttccCATCCAATGAATGTCAGAGTGACAGCCACATCTCATGCAGGAGAGATCCAtcctataataatataaatcagaCCTTCACTGACACCCGCTGGTGGAGAGCGGAATTACAGCAGCTTCACCAGAGCATTGCGATCAGTGCATCTCCTGCAGAGCATTGCGATCAGTGCATCCCCTGCAGAGCATTGCGATTAGTGAGTCCCCTGCAGAGCATTGCGATCAGTGCGTCTCCTGCAGAGCATTGCGTTCAGTGCGTCCCCTGCAGAGCATTGCGATCAGTGCGTCTCCTGCAGAGCATTGCGATCAGTGAGTCCCCTGCAGAGCATTGCGATCAGTGCGTCCCCTGCAGAGCATTGCGATCAGTGCGTCCCCTGCAGAGCATTGCGATCAGTGCGTCCCCTGCAGAGCGTTGCGATCTGTGCGTCCCCTGCAGAGCATTGCGATCAGTGCGTCCCCTGCAGAGCATTGCGATCAGTGCCTCCCCTGCAGAGCATTGCGATCAGTGCCTCCCCTGCAGAGCATTGCGATCAGTGAGTCCCCTGCAGAGCATTGTGATCAGTGCGTCTCCTGCAGAGCATTGCGTTCAGTGCGTCCCCTGCAGAGCATTGCGATCAGTGCGTCTCCTGCAGAGCATTGCGATCAGTGAGTCCCCTGCAGAGCATTGCGATCAGTGCGTCCCCTGCAGAGCATTGCGATCAGTGCGTCCCCTGCAGAGCATTGCGATCAGTGCGTCCCCTGCAGAGCATTGCGATCAGTGCGTCCCCTGCAGAGCATTGCGATCAGTGCGTCCCCTGCAGAGCATTGCGATCAGTGCCTCCCCTGCAGAGCATTGCGATCAGTGCCTCCCCTGCAGAGCATTGCGATCAGTGAGTCCCCTGCAGAGCATTGCGATCAGTGCGTCCCCTGCAGAGCATTGCGATCAGTGCGTCCCCTGCAGAGCATTGCGATCAGTGCGTCCCCTGCAGAGCATTGCGATCAGTGCGTCCCTTGCAGAGCGTTGCGATCAGTGAGTCCCCTGCAGAGCGTTGCGATCAGTGCGTCCCTGCAGAGCATTGCGATCAGTGAGTCCCCTGCAGAGCGTTGCGATCAGTGCGTCCCTGCAGAGCGTTGCGATCAGTGAGTCCCATGCAGAGCATTGCGATCAGTGCATCCCCTGCAGAGCATTGCGATTAGTGCGTCCCCTGCAGAGCATTGTGATCAGTGCATCCCCTGCAGAGCATTGCGATCAGTGCGTCCCCTGCAGAGCATTGCGATCAGTGCATCCCCTGCAGAGCATTGCGATTAGTGAGTCCCCTGCAGAGCGTTGCGATCAGTGAGTCCCCTGCAGAGCGTTGCGATCAGTGCGTCCCTGCAGAGCATTGCGATCAGTGAGTCCCCTGCAGAGCATTGCGATCAGTGCGTCCTCTGCAGAGCATTGCGATCAGTGCGTCCCCAGCAGAGCATTGCGATCAGTGCATCCCCTGCAGAGCATTGCGATTAGTGCGTCCCCTGCAGAGCATTGTGATCAGTGCATCCCCTGCAGAGCATTGCGATCAGTGCGTCCCCTGCAGAGCATTGCGATCAGTGCATCCCCTGCAGAGCATTGCGATTAGTGAGTCCCCTGCAGAGCGTTGCGATCAGTGAGTCCCCTGCAGAGCGTTGCGATCAGTGCGTCCCTGCAGAGCATTGCGATCAGTGAGTCCCCTGCAGAGCATTGCGATCAGTGCGTCCTCTGCAGAGCATTGCGATCAGTGCGTCCCCAGCAGAGCATTGCGATCAGTGCATCCCCTGCAGAGCATTGCGATCAGTGCGTCCCCTGCAGAGCATTGCGATCAGTGCATCCCCTGCAGAGCATTGCGATCAGTGCGTCCCCTGCAGAGCATTGCGATCAGTGCGTCCCCTGCAGAGCATTGCGATCAGTGCGTCCCCTGCAGAGCATTGCGATCAGTGcgtcctctgcaaaaaaattagGAAAACACTAAAAGGTCAATAAAACAAATCTCCCGGGGAAATGGTAAAAACTGCGCTGCGCTCAAACACAACAAAAATGATGTCACAAAACATAAATCTCAGCAGCGAAGAAGccgagtaaaaaaaaatggttactgtccctttaaatgacaCGGGAATATTATGTGTGATgtaatatatctctatatatcatGTGATCGTCTGTGAGAAAAATACACGTGTAAAAAACGTGTTT
This sequence is a window from Rana temporaria chromosome 10, aRanTem1.1, whole genome shotgun sequence. Protein-coding genes within it:
- the LOC120915900 gene encoding sporozoite surface protein 2-like, with product MVNHGEGNSAPLVTFSFLFLFFINIIFLLSPVDHPEQSRTIPDNPRPSRTIPNNPEQFRTIPNNSGPSRTIPDHPEPSQTIPNNPGPSRTIPDHPEQSRTIPDNPRPSRTIPNNPGPSRTIPNNSGPSRTIPDHPEQSRTIPNHPKPFRTIPDHPEQSRTIPNNPGQFRTIPDHPEQSRTIPNNPGPSRTIPNNPDQSRTIPINPEPSRTIPNNPEQSRTIPINPGPSRTIPNNSGPSRTIPNHPEQFRTIPNNPGPSRTIPDHPEPSQTIPNNPGPSRTIPDHPGPSRTIPDHPEQFRTIPDHPGPSRTIPNHPEQSRTIPDHPGPSRTIPDHPGQFRTIPNNPGQFRTIPDHTEPSRTIPNNPDQSRTIPINPEPSRTIPNNPEQSRTIPDHPEQSRTIPINPGPSRTIPNNSGPSRTIPNNPEPSQTIPDHPDQSRTIPNNPGPSRTIPNNSEPSQTIPNNSGPSRTIPNHPEQSRTIPDHPEQSRTIPDHPEQSRTIPNNPEQSRTIPNNPGPSRTIPNNSGPSRTIPNNSGPSRTIPNHPEQSRTIPNNPEQSRTIPNHPEQSRTIPDHPEQSRTIPNNPGPSPTIPDHPEQSRTIPDHPGPSRTIPDNPGPSRTIPNHPGPSWTFPDHPGPCQTIPDHPGLSRTIPQPVTGQ